The Vibrio syngnathi DNA window TATGTATTGTTTTTGTGCGCGTTGAGGCAAGACTTGAGGTAAGTATGTTCAGTTGGATAAAAGCTTGGATTAAGAAATACGATAAGTGGTGCGAAGAGCTTGGCTTAACGCCTGAAAATAAGCGCAGTTGTGTTGCTTATCGTCGTGATCCCCAAGGGAAACAAACAGAGAGTAGGGAAGATGACACCAGAATTAAGTGAATTTCCGCTGTTTGACACCCATTGCCATGCGGACTTTGA harbors:
- a CDS encoding DUF5363 family protein yields the protein MFSWIKAWIKKYDKWCEELGLTPENKRSCVAYRRDPQGKQTESREDDTRIK